The Alistipes finegoldii DSM 17242 DNA segment CCACAAGGCCACTGCCACGACCACCGACGGGGCGTTTTTCACGCCGATGGCGATCGAATCCTTCAGCGTTTCCGCGAAGTCGAGTTTTTTCATTTCCATAACTAACGATTTTTAATAAGGGTTAATAGTCAAACAAATATATGAAAATATCTGCAAAAAACGTATCTTTGTCGGGACGCAACGTTAAAAATCAGCAATATGGCAGAAAAATCGCATTATAATTACCGTGTCGAACCGCAGGACGTGGATTTCACGCTGAGGGCTACGATTCCCTCGCTCGGTTCGGCCATCCTCAATACGGCGGGCGTCGACGCCCACGGCAAGGGCTTCGGCGTGGACGCGCTGAACGCCGACAACCACTCGTGGGTCCTCTCGCGCATGGCTGTCGAATTTGACAGCCAGCCCACGCAGTATACCGATTATACGATCGCCACGTGGATCAACGAATACGGCCGGGTGCTCTCCACGCGTAACTTCACGCTGACCGATGCGGCAGGGACCGAATTCGGCCGCGCCGTGACGCAGTGGGCGATGATCGACCTTAAGAGCCGTTCGGCGCTCGATCTGTCGTGGGTGGGCGACGCCCACGCCGACGCCATCGTCGACGCTCCGTCGCCGACCGACAAGCCCCGCAAGATCCGCGAGGTGAATCCTGCGCAGACGGTCGAACACAAGGTGGTCTACAGCGACATCGACTTCAACCGCCACGTCAATACGATGCGCTATATCGAAATGATGATCGACATGCTGCCCGTCGAACTGCTCATGCAGGAGACGCCGGTGCGCTTCGACATCCATTTCCTGCGCGAATGCCGTTACGGCCAGACGCTTAGCGTCGGTTACGAGCAGCGTGGCCGCACGGCGCTTTTCGAGATACGCAGCGACGAGGGCACTCCGGCCGTGCGCGCCTCTATCGAGTGGAAATAAGCCTGCGGGGCGTGTCCCGCATCTGCTTCGTGGAACGGGTTTTGCAGTTACGGCTGCAAAACCTTTTTCATTATGGAAAACGCAGTTAAAACACAAAACAAGTATCAGGTGAGCATCGACCTGCTGAACGATGCCGTGGGCAAGGAAATCGCCACTTCACTCCAGTACATGTATTTCCACACCCATTTCGAGGATGACCGCTATCAGTACCTTTCGAAGATCATGCGCGAAATCTCGATCGCCGAGATGCGCCATATCGAAGAGTTCTCCGACCGCATCCTCTTCCTGCAGGGCGACGTCGATATGAACGCTTCGTTCCGCACCCGGCAGGTGACCGACGTCAAGGACATGCTCCGTTTGGCGCTGCAGCTGGAGCAGAGCACCATAGATTCCTACAACGAGGCTTCGCGCATCGCTTCCGAGCACAAGGACGCCGTCACGCACAAGATGTTTCAGGACATCATCGCCGAGGAGGAGCAGCACCTCGACACCTTCCGTACCGAACTGCAAAACGTACTCGACTACGGCGAGGAGTACCTCGCGCTGCAATCCGCCGCGGGAAGCAAGCATGCCGCCAAGAGCTTCGGACACCCCGGCGACGGAGAATAGTCCGTCCTGCCGGACCGGTACCGCGGATGTCTTCCGGGCCGGATCCCGTTTTTTAATCGTATATGCGTTTCTGCCCTCTGCGGCACGGGAAGTCCCCGCTTCGGCGGGGATTTTCCGTGCCTGCGGGCGGCCGATCCGCCGATGCGCCCTCTGCGTCGGCGATAAAGAGCGGGAAAACGGTTGCCATGTCGCATATTTTCCTATATTTGTACTATGAAAATTACGATTTTAGGACCTGCGCACCCCTACCGCGGGGGATTGGCTTCGATCATGGAGATCATGGCCCGCACGTTCCGGCTGCGGGGCAATGAGGTCGATATCAAAACCTTCACGCTGCAATATCCTTCGCTGCTCTTCCCCGGCAAGAGCCAGACCGTCGATACGCCGCCTCCCGCCGACCTCGACATCTGCCGGTGCGTCAATACGGTCAATCCCTTCAACTGGCTCCGCGTGGGCCGGCGCATTCGCCGGGAGCGGCCCGACTTCGTGCTGATGAAGTACTGGACGCCCTTCATGGCGCCCTGCTTCGGCACCATCGCGCGCATCGCGCGCGGCAACGGCCATACGAAGGTCCTCTGCCAGATCGACAATGTCGAGCCGCATGAACGCCACCTGACCGATAAGCCCTTCAACCGTTACTACCTGCGGGCCGTGGACGGCTTCGTCTATATGTCCGAGCAGGTGCACCGCGAACTGGAAGCCTACAGCAAGGCTCCGGCACTCTTCTCGCCGCATCCGCTGTTCGAAAATTTCGGCGAGCGGGTGGCGCGCTCCGAAGCGTGCGTCCGGCTGGGGCTCGATCCTGCGGTGGGTTACGCGCTGTTTTTCGGCCTGATCCGCGATTATAAGGGACTCGATCTGCTGCTCGATGCGTGGGCCGAATTGAAACGCGCGGGGCGCGCCGAAGGGCGCAAACTCATCGTCGCCGGCGAGTTCTACACCCCGAAGGAGCGTTACCTGCGTCAGATCGCCGACAACGGCTTGCAGGACGACGTGATTCTTCACGACCGCTTTATTCCCGACGAGCAGGTGAAATACTATTTTTCGGCCGCCGATTTCGTCGTGCAGCCCTATAAAACGGCCACGCAGAGCGGCGTGACGCAGATCGCCTATCAGTTTTGCGTTCCGATGGTCGTCACCGATGTCGGGGGGCTGGCCGAGATCGTGCCCGACGGACGGGTAGGGTATGTGTGCGAACCGACGGCGCGGGGCGTCGCCGAAGCCGTTGCGAAGATGTACGAGGGTGACGCGATCGAGCGTTTCCGACTGAACTGCATCGAGGAGCGCAAGCGTTTTTCGTGGGAAGAGATGTGCAGCCGCATCACGGAGCTGTACGAACGGGTCCGCTGATCGGCAGGTCCGCTGATCCTGCGAGTCCGCTGATCCCGCGGGGCATTGGGATGCGGGCCGCATCGAGTCGTTGCGGAGCGTATCGAGATGCTGGCGCGGGCGTGCCTTAATCGTAGCTGCCCTCCGAACCCAAAAAAACACGATCGCCCGAAACATTTGTTTCAGGCGATCGGAATAGAAAGAGGGGTGTATCTCGCGGCGGAGCCGGACCTCGGTCGCAGGAACAGCGCCCGGCCAAGTTCCCGAACTGCAGCCCGAAAACTCCGGGTAACCCGAAAACTCCGGGCAACCCTGCAGATTCCGGGCAATTCAGCAAGGTGCTGGTATCCGGCTGGCTCCGGAAATCTGCCGGCGGATAGGTCCGCCCCGGCGGGGATTACCGTTTTTCATCCCCGTTGCGAATCTCCTTGCGTCGGATTTTGCCGCTGATCGTCTTGGGCAACTCCTCCACGAATTCGATGATGCGCGGATACTTGTAGGGCGCCGTGATCCGCTTCACGTGGTTCTGCAGCTCTTTGATCAGCGCTTCCCCGGCCTGCGTCCTGTACTTTTCGCCGAGGATGATCGTCGCTTTGACCACCTGTCCGCGGATTTCGTCGGGCACGCCCGTAATGGCGCACTCCACCACGGCGGGGTGGGTCATCAGCGCGCTCTCCACCTCGAAGGGGCCGATGCGGTAGCCCGAACTCTTGATCACGTCGTCGGCACGTCCCACGAACCAGAAATAGCCGTCCTCGTCGCGCCATGCCACGTCGCCCGTGTAGTAAACTCCGTCGTGCCAGACTTCGCGCGTGAGTTCGTCGTTCAGGTAGTACTCCTTGAACAGCCCCAGCGGTTTTCCCTTGTCGGTGCGGATTACGATCTGCCCCTGTTCGCCGTCCTCGGCCGAACGTCCGTCGGGCGTCAGCAGGTCGATTTCGTACTGGGGGTTGGGCACGCCCATGCTGCCGGGCTTCGGCTACATCCACGGGAATGTGGCGAGCGTGAGCGTCGTTTCGGTCTGCCCGAAACCCTCCATCAGCCGGACGCCCGTCAGCTGCTTGAAGGTGTCGTAGACGGCTCCGTTCAATGCTTCTCCGGCCGTGGTGCAGTATTCGAGCGACGAGAGGTCGTATTTCGAGAGGTCTTCGCGGATCAGAAAGCGGTAGATCGTGGGTGGGGCGCACAGCGAGGTGATGCGGTACTGTTCGATCTTGTGCAGGATGTCCGCCGGCGTAAATTTCTCGTGGTCGTAGACGAAAATATTGGCCCCGGCCAGCCATTGCCCGTACAGCTTGCCCCAAGCGGCCTTCGCCCATCCCGTGTCGGCGATCGTCAGGTGCAGGCTCCCGTCGTGCAGGTTGTGCCAGAAACACCCCGTGCTGATATGCCCCAGCGGATAGGTGAAGTCGTGCGCCACCATTTTAGGTTCGCCCGTGGTTCCCGATGTGAAGTACATCATCATGATATCGTCGTTGGCGTTCACCCGCTGCGGACGCACGAAAGGGGCGGCGTTTGCGATTCCCGCGTGGAAATCGAGGAATCCTTCGGGAATTTCCGGCCCGACGCTTATCAGCAGTTCGGTCGTCGGGCTTTCCGGCATGGCCGCCGCCACGTGGTCGGTGATCACCCGTTCGCCCGCCGCGACGATCGCCTTGATTCCGGCCGTGTTGCACCGGTACACGACGTCTTTCTTGGTCAGCAGGTGAGTCGCCGGAATCACGACCGCCCCCAGCTTGTGCAGGGCGAGGATCGAAAACCAGAATTCGTATCTCCGTTTGAGAATCAGCATCACCACGTCGCCCTTTCCGATGCCGAGACGCTGGAAATAGGAGGCCGTGCGGTCGGTCTCCCGCTTCATGTCGGCGAACGTGAACTGAATCTCCGCACCCTGATCGTTTGTCCAGAGCAGCGCTTTCCGGTCGGGCTGTTCCTCCGCGTAGGCGTCCACCACGTCATACGCGAAGTTGAAATTCTCCGGGACGCGGATATGCAGGTTCTTTCTGTAATCCTCCTGCGAGCGGAAGGCCGTTTGCTGTAAGAATCTCTCTACCATAGCTTACATGATTATCGCCAGAAAGCGGACCGGCCGCCCGTCGAGCGCCTTCATTCCGTGCGGCAGGCTGGAATCGAAATAGAGACTGTCACCGACGTTCAACATCAATTCTTTCCCGTTCAGGCTCAGCAGCAGACGCCCTTCGAGCACGTAGTTCATCTCCTGCCCCTCGTGACTGTTCAGGTGCATCGGGGCGTCGGCCGGAGTGGGTTCTACCGTCACGATGAA contains these protein-coding regions:
- a CDS encoding acyl-[acyl-carrier-protein] thioesterase — protein: MAEKSHYNYRVEPQDVDFTLRATIPSLGSAILNTAGVDAHGKGFGVDALNADNHSWVLSRMAVEFDSQPTQYTDYTIATWINEYGRVLSTRNFTLTDAAGTEFGRAVTQWAMIDLKSRSALDLSWVGDAHADAIVDAPSPTDKPRKIREVNPAQTVEHKVVYSDIDFNRHVNTMRYIEMMIDMLPVELLMQETPVRFDIHFLRECRYGQTLSVGYEQRGRTALFEIRSDEGTPAVRASIEWK
- a CDS encoding glycosyltransferase; this encodes MKITILGPAHPYRGGLASIMEIMARTFRLRGNEVDIKTFTLQYPSLLFPGKSQTVDTPPPADLDICRCVNTVNPFNWLRVGRRIRRERPDFVLMKYWTPFMAPCFGTIARIARGNGHTKVLCQIDNVEPHERHLTDKPFNRYYLRAVDGFVYMSEQVHRELEAYSKAPALFSPHPLFENFGERVARSEACVRLGLDPAVGYALFFGLIRDYKGLDLLLDAWAELKRAGRAEGRKLIVAGEFYTPKERYLRQIADNGLQDDVILHDRFIPDEQVKYYFSAADFVVQPYKTATQSGVTQIAYQFCVPMVVTDVGGLAEIVPDGRVGYVCEPTARGVAEAVAKMYEGDAIERFRLNCIEERKRFSWEEMCSRITELYERVR
- a CDS encoding ferritin-like domain-containing protein → MENAVKTQNKYQVSIDLLNDAVGKEIATSLQYMYFHTHFEDDRYQYLSKIMREISIAEMRHIEEFSDRILFLQGDVDMNASFRTRQVTDVKDMLRLALQLEQSTIDSYNEASRIASEHKDAVTHKMFQDIIAEEEQHLDTFRTELQNVLDYGEEYLALQSAAGSKHAAKSFGHPGDGE